The following are from one region of the Pseudodesulfovibrio piezophilus C1TLV30 genome:
- a CDS encoding ethanolamine ammonia-lyase subunit EutB, with protein sequence MIKVRKDLKTLLALASPLRSGDILAGIAARTEEERIRAQMELAEVPLKRFLNETVIPYEDDEVTRLILDGHDKSAFKKIRGFTVGELRDWLLTDEVDAQSLKILSPGLTPEMVAAVSKLMRLQDLVLVASKCSVITGFRNTIGLPGTFSVRLQPNHPTDNLKGIAASTFDGLCYGCGDAVIGINPATDNLESTTRLLHMLDSIINQYDIPTQSCVLTHVTSTMEAIKRGAPVDICFQSIAGTEKANKSFGITLDLLQEAYEATLSLQRGTVGNNVMYFETGQGSALSANAHHGVDQQTLEVRAYAVARKFNPLLVNTVVGFIGPEYLYDGKQIIRAGLEDHFCGKLLGLPMGVDICYTNHAETDQDDMDALLTLLGTAHCNFIMGIPGADDIMLNYQSTSFHDACYLRKLLNKKPAPEFEEWLEKIGIYDSTGTLLPLAKTNQFLALPDAFC encoded by the coding sequence GTGATAAAAGTCAGAAAAGATCTGAAAACTCTTCTAGCCCTTGCTTCCCCCTTACGTTCAGGGGATATTTTGGCCGGTATTGCAGCCCGAACGGAAGAAGAACGGATTCGAGCTCAAATGGAGTTGGCTGAAGTGCCACTCAAACGATTTTTAAATGAAACCGTCATCCCTTATGAAGATGATGAGGTTACGCGATTGATTCTTGATGGACATGATAAGTCTGCTTTCAAGAAAATTCGGGGTTTTACAGTTGGAGAATTAAGAGATTGGTTACTTACGGATGAAGTAGACGCTCAATCACTCAAAATACTTTCTCCCGGTTTGACCCCAGAGATGGTTGCAGCAGTATCCAAATTGATGCGTCTTCAAGATCTTGTTCTTGTTGCCTCTAAGTGTTCAGTCATAACCGGGTTCAGGAATACTATAGGCCTTCCGGGTACTTTTTCTGTAAGATTGCAACCGAATCACCCTACTGATAATCTCAAGGGGATAGCTGCTTCGACATTTGATGGTCTGTGCTATGGATGTGGAGATGCTGTTATTGGGATCAATCCAGCGACTGATAACCTTGAAAGTACAACTCGACTTCTTCATATGCTCGATTCAATAATCAATCAGTACGATATCCCAACCCAATCGTGTGTGTTGACCCATGTCACCAGCACAATGGAAGCGATCAAAAGAGGAGCACCGGTTGATATCTGTTTTCAGTCTATTGCCGGAACAGAAAAAGCAAATAAGAGTTTTGGTATCACGCTTGATCTACTACAGGAAGCTTATGAAGCGACACTCTCTCTTCAGAGAGGGACTGTTGGAAATAACGTCATGTATTTTGAAACAGGACAGGGAAGTGCTCTCTCGGCAAATGCTCATCACGGTGTTGATCAGCAGACACTTGAAGTTCGAGCATATGCTGTAGCTCGCAAGTTTAATCCTCTCCTCGTCAATACAGTTGTCGGTTTTATTGGCCCTGAATATTTATATGATGGCAAGCAAATCATCAGAGCTGGATTAGAAGATCATTTTTGCGGCAAACTACTGGGGCTGCCGATGGGGGTGGATATCTGTTACACAAATCACGCTGAGACAGATCAAGATGATATGGATGCCCTGCTGACACTTTTAGGAACAGCACATTGCAATTTCATCATGGGAATACCTGGTGCTGACGATATTATGCTCAATTATCAATCAACATCTTTTCATGATGCTTGTTATCTTCGAAAGCTGCTCAATAAAAAACCAGCCCCTGAATTTGAAGAGTGGTTAGAAAAAATAGGAATTTATGATAGCACTGGAACCCTTTTACCACTTGCAAAAACGAATCAGTTTTTAGCTCTGCCTGATGCGTTTTGTTGA